In Anas acuta chromosome 6, bAnaAcu1.1, whole genome shotgun sequence, the following are encoded in one genomic region:
- the CNOT9 gene encoding CCR4-NOT transcription complex subunit 9 isoform X2: protein MHSLATAAPVPTALAQVDREKIYQWINELSSPETRENALLELSKKRESVPDLAPMLWHSFGTIAALLQEIVNIYPSINPPTLTAHQSNRVCNALALLQCVASHPETRSAFLAAHIPLFLYPFLHTVSKTRPFEYLRLTSLGVIGALVKTDEQEVINFLLTTEIIPLCLRIMESGSELSKTVATFILQKILLDDTGLAYICQTYERFSHVAMILGKMVLQLSKEPSARLLKHVVRCYLRLSDNPRAREALRQCLPDQLKDTTFAQVLKDDTTTKRWLAQLVKNLQEGQVTDPRGIPLPPQ from the exons atGCACAGCCTGGCCACGGCCGCG CCCGTGCCAACAGCGCTGGCTCAGGTCGACCGCGAGAAGATCTACCAGTGGATCAATGAGCTGTCCAGCCCCGAGACGAGGGAGAATgcgctgctggagctcagcaaGAAGCGCGAGTCCGTGCCCGACCTGGCCCCCATGCTGTGGCACTCATTTGGCACGATTGCAGCGCTCCTTCAG GAAATTGTAAATATCTACCCATCCATCAACCCTCCGACTTTGACGGCCCATCAGTCCAACAGAGTCTGCAATGCTTTAGCTCTGCTACAGTGTGTCGCATCTCACCCTGAAACCAG GTCAGCTTTTTTGGCAGCTCACATCCCTCTCTTCCTCTACCCCTTCCTGCACACAGTTAGCAAGACGCGTCCGTTTGAGTACCTGCGGCTCACGAGCCTTGGAGTGATTG gGGCCTTGGTGAAAACCGATGAGCAAGAAGTGATAAATTTCTTACTGACAACAGAAATTATCCCCCTGTGCTTACGCATTATGGAGTCTGGCAGTGAACTCTCTAAGACg GTTGCTACATTTATCCTTCAGAAAATCCTCCTGGATGACACGGGACTGGCATACATCTGTCAGACTTACGAGCGGTTCTCCCATGTTGCCATGATACTG GGTAAAATGGTCCTGCAGCTTTCCAAGGAGCCCTCAGCACGGCTGCTGAAGCACGTCGTCCGCTGTTACCTTCGCCTTTCCGATAACCCCAG GGCACGTGAAGCTCTCAGGCAGTGCCTTCCTGACCAACTGAAGGACACCACCTTCGCCCAGGTCCTGAAGGACGACACCACCACCAAGCGCTGGCTGGCTCAGCTCGTCAAGAACCTGCAGGAGGGTCAAGTCACTGACCCGCGGGGCATCCCCCTTCCTCCGCAGTGA
- the CNOT9 gene encoding CCR4-NOT transcription complex subunit 9 isoform X1: MHSLATAAPVPTALAQVDREKIYQWINELSSPETRENALLELSKKRESVPDLAPMLWHSFGTIAALLQEIVNIYPSINPPTLTAHQSNRVCNALALLQCVASHPETRSAFLAAHIPLFLYPFLHTVSKTRPFEYLRLTSLGVIGALVKTDEQEVINFLLTTEIIPLCLRIMESGSELSKTVATFILQKILLDDTGLAYICQTYERFSHVAMILGKMVLQLSKEPSARLLKHVVRCYLRLSDNPRCRAREALRQCLPDQLKDTTFAQVLKDDTTTKRWLAQLVKNLQEGQVTDPRGIPLPPQ; encoded by the exons atGCACAGCCTGGCCACGGCCGCG CCCGTGCCAACAGCGCTGGCTCAGGTCGACCGCGAGAAGATCTACCAGTGGATCAATGAGCTGTCCAGCCCCGAGACGAGGGAGAATgcgctgctggagctcagcaaGAAGCGCGAGTCCGTGCCCGACCTGGCCCCCATGCTGTGGCACTCATTTGGCACGATTGCAGCGCTCCTTCAG GAAATTGTAAATATCTACCCATCCATCAACCCTCCGACTTTGACGGCCCATCAGTCCAACAGAGTCTGCAATGCTTTAGCTCTGCTACAGTGTGTCGCATCTCACCCTGAAACCAG GTCAGCTTTTTTGGCAGCTCACATCCCTCTCTTCCTCTACCCCTTCCTGCACACAGTTAGCAAGACGCGTCCGTTTGAGTACCTGCGGCTCACGAGCCTTGGAGTGATTG gGGCCTTGGTGAAAACCGATGAGCAAGAAGTGATAAATTTCTTACTGACAACAGAAATTATCCCCCTGTGCTTACGCATTATGGAGTCTGGCAGTGAACTCTCTAAGACg GTTGCTACATTTATCCTTCAGAAAATCCTCCTGGATGACACGGGACTGGCATACATCTGTCAGACTTACGAGCGGTTCTCCCATGTTGCCATGATACTG GGTAAAATGGTCCTGCAGCTTTCCAAGGAGCCCTCAGCACGGCTGCTGAAGCACGTCGTCCGCTGTTACCTTCGCCTTTCCGATAACCCCA GATGTAGGGCACGTGAAGCTCTCAGGCAGTGCCTTCCTGACCAACTGAAGGACACCACCTTCGCCCAGGTCCTGAAGGACGACACCACCACCAAGCGCTGGCTGGCTCAGCTCGTCAAGAACCTGCAGGAGGGTCAAGTCACTGACCCGCGGGGCATCCCCCTTCCTCCGCAGTGA